A genome region from Thermoanaerobacterium xylanolyticum LX-11 includes the following:
- the scfB gene encoding thioether cross-link-forming SCIFF peptide maturase, producing MVHTFSLNGYNFAVDENSGAIHMLDDIGYGILKGRSKLPSYEEIVDDLKSKYSIDEIKEAYNELKELENEGLLFAPLINLEEAASHFTAKDSVKALCLHVSHDCNLRCEYCFAQKGDYNTGRKLMSKEVAFKAVDYLVKNSSGRRNIEIDFFGGEPLLNFDVVKATVDYGRSLEDKFNKKFYFTITTNGTLLDDEKIKFLNKNMDNVVISIDGRKEIHDEIRHYASGNGSYDKIVPLAKKLVEERNGKSYFIRGTFTKKNKDFSKDVFHLADLGFKEISVEPVVGTGDEIYFDESDLPEILDEYENLAKLYIKRLKSGKSFRFYHFNLNLYNGPCLLKRITACGAGYEYLAVSPEGNIYPCHQFVGQEEFVIGNIDDGITNIELKDKFKNNNIFAKEECKNCWAKLFCSGGCHANAYFTNKDISKPNEIACILQKKRIECAIMVQAALNNIQL from the coding sequence TTGGTACATACTTTTTCATTAAATGGATATAATTTTGCTGTTGATGAAAACAGTGGAGCTATACATATGCTTGATGATATAGGCTATGGTATCTTGAAAGGAAGAAGTAAACTTCCTTCATACGAAGAAATAGTTGATGATTTGAAAAGCAAGTATTCAATAGATGAAATCAAAGAAGCGTATAATGAATTAAAAGAATTAGAAAATGAAGGTTTGCTTTTTGCTCCATTAATAAATCTTGAAGAAGCTGCTTCACATTTTACTGCTAAGGATAGTGTTAAAGCGTTGTGCTTACATGTTTCTCATGATTGTAACTTAAGATGTGAGTATTGCTTTGCTCAAAAAGGAGATTACAATACTGGCCGAAAATTAATGAGCAAAGAAGTTGCGTTTAAAGCGGTTGACTACTTGGTGAAAAATTCTTCAGGAAGGCGCAATATCGAGATCGACTTTTTCGGTGGAGAACCGCTTTTGAATTTTGATGTTGTAAAAGCAACTGTAGATTATGGTCGCTCTCTGGAAGATAAATTTAACAAGAAATTTTATTTTACAATTACTACTAATGGAACATTGCTGGATGATGAAAAAATAAAATTTTTAAATAAAAATATGGATAATGTAGTAATAAGTATTGATGGGAGAAAAGAAATACATGACGAAATTCGACATTATGCATCTGGAAATGGAAGCTATGATAAAATAGTTCCTTTAGCTAAAAAGCTTGTTGAAGAAAGAAATGGTAAAAGTTATTTTATACGTGGTACATTTACAAAAAAGAATAAAGATTTTTCAAAGGACGTATTTCATTTAGCTGATTTAGGATTTAAAGAAATATCTGTTGAACCTGTTGTTGGAACAGGGGATGAAATTTATTTTGATGAAAGTGATTTGCCAGAAATATTAGATGAATATGAAAATCTTGCAAAATTATATATAAAAAGATTAAAAAGTGGAAAGTCGTTTCGCTTTTATCATTTCAATCTAAATTTGTACAATGGGCCGTGTCTTTTAAAAAGAATTACTGCATGTGGAGCTGGATATGAATATTTAGCTGTATCGCCAGAAGGAAATATTTATCCATGCCATCAATTTGTGGGGCAAGAAGAATTTGTTATTGGTAATATAGATGATGGTATTACAAATATAGAATTAAAAGATAAATTTAAGAACAACAATATTTTTGCTAAAGAAGAGTGCAAAAATTGTTGGGCTAAGTTGTTTTGCTCGGGTGGATGTCACGCTAACGCATACTTTACAAATAAAGATATTTCAAAACCAAATGAGATTGCTTGCATATTGCAAAAGAAAAGAATAGAGTGTGCTATAATGGTACAAGCTGCTCTTAATAATATACAATTATAA
- a CDS encoding P-loop NTPase has protein sequence MNIPILGIVENMSYIVCSKCGERINVFGESKTEEIAKEMNIPFLGRIPIDQHIAELCDRGEIEKVSGSYLEIGIKALESL, from the coding sequence ATGAATATACCAATTTTAGGTATTGTGGAAAATATGAGCTATATTGTATGTTCCAAATGCGGTGAGCGAATAAATGTTTTTGGTGAAAGCAAAACGGAAGAAATTGCAAAAGAAATGAACATACCGTTTTTAGGAAGAATACCTATTGATCAACATATTGCGGAGTTGTGCGATAGAGGAGAGATTGAAAAAGTTAGTGGAAGCTATTTGGAAATTGGCATAAAAGCGTTAGAATCACTTTAA
- a CDS encoding damage-control phosphatase ARMT1 family protein, which produces MKLYLECIPCFLKQTLFATKDQEEEKRIIILKKVIKFLYDKNWDTSHDEIVNQIYNLIREETRILDPYKDIKKESNNMALKLYPSLKSQLNKIDNMEKRLYTAAKLSIAGNIIDFGPSSEFDLDKTINDVLNKKLAIDDFDILLNKILIYDNLLFFADNSGEIVFDKIFIEEMINIRNKPFKEIAFVIKGGPIINDAMIDDVYEVGIDKFPNITFYKIGNGMKDTGPNRKDKEVKGWIKNYDIVISKGQANYEGLSENKNIFFMLISKCPVISKDLNVEVMDAVIKYNI; this is translated from the coding sequence ATGAAGCTTTATTTAGAATGTATACCGTGTTTTCTGAAGCAGACATTATTTGCAACAAAAGATCAGGAAGAAGAAAAACGCATTATCATATTAAAAAAGGTTATAAAGTTTTTATATGATAAAAACTGGGATACTTCACATGATGAGATAGTAAATCAAATTTATAATTTAATTAGGGAAGAAACCAGAATATTAGATCCGTACAAAGATATAAAAAAAGAAAGTAATAACATGGCGCTAAAATTATATCCTTCGTTAAAGAGTCAGTTAAATAAAATTGACAATATGGAAAAGCGACTTTATACTGCTGCAAAACTTTCAATAGCAGGGAATATTATTGATTTTGGACCATCATCTGAATTCGATTTAGATAAAACTATAAATGATGTGTTAAATAAAAAATTAGCAATTGATGATTTTGATATACTACTTAACAAAATATTAATATATGACAATCTTCTTTTTTTTGCTGACAATTCTGGTGAAATAGTTTTTGACAAAATATTTATTGAAGAGATGATAAATATAAGGAACAAACCTTTTAAAGAAATTGCATTTGTAATAAAAGGTGGACCAATAATTAATGATGCAATGATAGATGATGTATATGAAGTAGGGATAGATAAATTTCCAAATATAACTTTTTATAAAATTGGAAATGGCATGAAAGATACAGGACCGAATAGAAAAGATAAAGAAGTAAAAGGTTGGATTAAAAATTATGACATTGTAATTTCAAAAGGTCAAGCTAATTATGAAGGATTAAGTGAAAATAAAAATATATTTTTTATGCTAATATCAAAGTGCCCTGTTATATCAAAAGATCTCAACGTAGAAGTAATGGATGCAGTGATAAAATATAACATCTAA
- a CDS encoding flavodoxin family protein, translated as MNILYISGSPRKDGNTEYLLNISLEITGGELIRLSDYNIKYCNSCWVCQKTGICPVKDDMNEKLIPKMLESDGIVLGTPVYFNNVSAQLKTFIDRTWCIKGDLRNKIGGTIVVGRKYGAESAITAINAFFLKHEMIVANRGVSGIGYEKGDIELDVEAVGAAERLGYRILELLNG; from the coding sequence ATGAACATTTTATATATTTCAGGAAGTCCGAGAAAGGATGGAAATACAGAATATCTTTTAAACATTTCGTTAGAAATAACAGGAGGAGAACTTATTAGGCTTTCAGATTATAATATAAAATATTGTAATTCATGTTGGGTTTGCCAAAAGACGGGCATATGTCCAGTTAAAGATGACATGAATGAAAAATTGATTCCAAAAATGTTAGAAAGTGATGGGATAGTTTTAGGTACTCCAGTTTACTTCAATAATGTATCGGCCCAGCTTAAGACATTTATAGATCGTACATGGTGTATAAAGGGTGACCTAAGAAATAAAATAGGCGGGACTATTGTTGTTGGACGCAAATATGGAGCAGAAAGTGCAATAACAGCAATTAATGCTTTCTTTTTGAAACATGAAATGATTGTAGCAAATAGAGGAGTTTCAGGAATTGGCTATGAAAAAGGCGATATAGAATTGGATGTAGAAGCAGTGGGAGCAGCAGAAAGATTAGGATACAGGATTTTGGAATTATTGAATGGCTAA
- the chrA gene encoding chromate efflux transporter — protein MNNENLIKNSKSITLWQIFISFFKMGFTAFGPAMMVEAKKNIVKKSNWLSEREFLEGLALAQLIPGATFVSLTIYIGYKLKGLLGAIASFIGFILPPFFIMVILSWVYFKYQTLTFVSIIFKGLGAIVVALILNAVFDLAKTATNNIRTITIALISFIISIFYNNIFLILFISALLGIILLRNNSDLEKANNFVKSKTEVNWVDFIIISGLILLFFLSTVFSKELSSMFEVFFKIGALVFGNGFTMLPLIQQEVVNIHHWLNIDQFMVGVALGQMTPGPIVITATFIGYKVMGLLGALVATLAIFAPSFLLVVVTFGIYTKIKTNKYVNSALEGLLSSFVGLMTLVVINSGRHSLIDFYTVALFILSFLALRFTKLDAKWVILCGTGLYLILYYVF, from the coding sequence ATGAATAATGAAAATCTCATAAAAAATAGTAAAAGCATAACATTATGGCAAATATTCATATCTTTTTTTAAAATGGGTTTTACAGCTTTTGGACCAGCTATGATGGTGGAAGCGAAAAAGAACATTGTAAAAAAATCTAATTGGCTTAGTGAAAGAGAATTTCTTGAAGGTCTTGCATTAGCACAATTGATACCAGGAGCTACATTTGTTTCACTCACTATATATATTGGATATAAATTAAAAGGATTACTAGGTGCAATAGCAAGTTTTATCGGCTTTATATTGCCTCCGTTTTTTATTATGGTAATATTATCTTGGGTCTATTTTAAATATCAAACCTTAACATTTGTAAGTATTATATTTAAAGGCCTTGGTGCTATAGTTGTTGCGCTAATATTAAATGCTGTATTTGATTTAGCTAAAACTGCTACAAACAATATTCGAACAATTACTATAGCTTTAATATCCTTTATAATTTCTATATTTTATAATAATATATTTTTAATTTTATTTATTTCTGCATTATTAGGAATAATATTGTTAAGAAATAATAGTGATCTTGAAAAAGCGAATAATTTTGTGAAGTCAAAAACTGAAGTAAATTGGGTTGATTTTATAATTATTTCTGGATTAATTTTATTATTTTTTCTGTCAACTGTTTTTTCTAAAGAATTATCAAGTATGTTTGAAGTTTTTTTTAAGATTGGTGCTTTAGTATTTGGAAATGGCTTTACAATGCTACCTTTGATTCAACAAGAAGTTGTTAATATACATCATTGGTTAAATATTGATCAATTTATGGTTGGTGTTGCTTTAGGACAAATGACTCCTGGCCCAATAGTTATTACAGCAACTTTCATTGGATATAAAGTGATGGGTTTATTAGGTGCGTTAGTTGCTACTTTAGCTATTTTTGCTCCATCTTTTCTATTAGTAGTAGTAACTTTTGGTATATATACGAAAATTAAAACAAATAAATATGTTAATTCAGCATTAGAAGGCTTATTATCATCATTTGTAGGTCTTATGACATTAGTAGTAATAAATTCCGGCAGACATTCTCTTATAGATTTTTATACCGTTGCATTGTTTATATTGTCTTTTCTTGCTCTACGTTTTACAAAATTGGATGCTAAATGGGTTATTTTATGTGGTACCGGATTATACCTTATATTGTATTATGTGTTTTAG
- a CDS encoding IS4 family transposase, producing the protein MNSITQNYQIDNKVSTSIKSFFKKYRISAALRLSNAYKSKGIPVISIFEYLFCMIFTNRSMYMNMLMGTNQVGFKKDTVYRFLNSIHINWIRFTTWLSAQIINETITGLTSDKRVNVLIVDDSLFERSSSKKVELLAKVYDHAKKTYKYGFRLLTLGWSDGNTFIPVNGCLLSTENQKNRINEAIPVDKRSAGYLRRNLSQTKATAVALELIKTAKKAMIPASYVLFDTWFCSPSSLIAIKEIGYDVIAMAKKTSKMHYLYNGIMQPLTEIYKQNRKRRGRSRYLLSVEVSIEKDGKSIPARIVFVRNRNNRKDYLALITTDMNLNEDEIIRIYGKRWDIEVFFKVCKSYLKLSKECNSLSYDAMTAHTAIVFTRYMMLALENRRSSDLRTMGEIFYYIQDEMSDITLIQAFHLLMQVFIDTITDKLSLSSEQLDQLLDAFMAAIPKELKERLPKCA; encoded by the coding sequence ATGAATAGTATAACACAAAATTACCAAATTGATAATAAGGTTTCTACTTCGATTAAAAGTTTCTTCAAAAAATATAGAATTTCGGCTGCTTTAAGGTTATCGAATGCTTACAAAAGCAAGGGTATTCCCGTTATTTCTATTTTCGAGTACTTATTCTGTATGATCTTTACCAATAGATCTATGTATATGAATATGCTAATGGGTACAAATCAGGTTGGTTTTAAGAAAGACACGGTTTACAGATTCTTAAACTCTATTCATATTAATTGGATTCGGTTTACCACTTGGCTTAGTGCACAGATTATAAATGAGACAATTACTGGGTTAACAAGTGACAAACGCGTAAATGTTCTTATTGTTGATGACTCTTTATTCGAACGCTCTAGCTCTAAAAAAGTAGAACTACTAGCAAAAGTATATGACCATGCTAAGAAAACATACAAATATGGCTTTCGCCTACTTACACTCGGATGGTCAGATGGAAATACTTTTATCCCAGTCAATGGATGTCTTTTATCTACTGAGAATCAAAAGAATCGTATCAATGAAGCTATACCTGTGGACAAGCGTTCCGCCGGGTATTTAAGAAGGAATCTATCCCAAACTAAAGCAACAGCCGTAGCTCTGGAATTAATAAAGACCGCTAAAAAAGCAATGATTCCAGCATCTTATGTATTGTTTGACACTTGGTTCTGTTCTCCCTCTTCTTTGATTGCTATTAAAGAAATAGGCTATGATGTTATTGCAATGGCAAAGAAAACATCAAAGATGCATTACCTATATAATGGAATAATGCAGCCGTTAACAGAAATATACAAGCAGAACAGAAAAAGAAGAGGCAGGTCTAGATACCTGTTATCCGTGGAAGTTTCCATTGAAAAAGACGGAAAATCTATTCCTGCTCGAATTGTATTTGTCAGAAACAGGAATAATCGAAAAGACTATCTGGCACTTATTACCACGGATATGAACCTTAACGAGGACGAAATCATTCGTATATACGGGAAGCGCTGGGATATAGAAGTCTTTTTCAAAGTGTGTAAATCATACTTGAAGCTCAGCAAGGAATGCAATTCATTATCTTACGATGCGATGACAGCACATACAGCAATCGTATTTACCAGATACATGATGCTTGCACTAGAGAACCGTCGATCATCAGATTTACGAACAATGGGAGAGATATTTTACTACATACAGGATGAAATGTCCGATATTACGCTGATTCAGGCTTTTCATCTACTTATGCAAGTATTCATAGATACAATAACAGATAAACTATCGTTATCTTCAGAACAGCTGGACCAATTACTTGATGCTTTTATGGCTGCGATTCCCAAAGAACTTAAGGAAAGACTTCCGAAGTGTGCATAA
- a CDS encoding LysR substrate-binding domain-containing protein, producing the protein MNIENLRAFYKTVYHKNISLAAKELYLSQPAISQQIKALEKDLKVILLMRSNKGVITTPPGELVYQYAERILNLYDNMIKDLECFENDCTNRLTISSCLNVGQYALPCLIHEFNRRHENVIVNVDYNLTAEVIYNIKEKGIDIGFIEGCYTDDDISCIPLGEFKMYFVANGNWKEKSLSKNKLFRYNFFMLDKKCTLRKIIEKTLIDNGIEIKKLKFELETPSIESLKSAVAAGYGLSILPYIAIKKELYTKILSIVQVEDIEFKYIYSIIYNKKIYKKSKSDFIDFIKTSGKNFFC; encoded by the coding sequence GTGAATATTGAAAATTTGAGAGCATTTTATAAAACCGTATATCATAAGAACATTTCATTAGCAGCAAAAGAATTATATCTCTCCCAGCCGGCTATAAGTCAACAAATAAAAGCATTAGAGAAAGACTTAAAGGTTATTCTTTTAATGCGTAGCAACAAAGGAGTCATAACTACCCCACCTGGAGAATTAGTATATCAATATGCAGAAAGAATATTAAATTTATACGATAATATGATTAAAGATTTGGAATGCTTCGAAAATGACTGTACAAATAGACTCACAATTTCTTCCTGCCTGAATGTTGGTCAATATGCTTTACCTTGCTTAATTCACGAATTTAATCGAAGACATGAAAATGTTATAGTTAATGTAGATTACAATTTAACAGCAGAAGTAATCTATAACATTAAAGAAAAAGGTATAGATATTGGCTTTATAGAAGGTTGTTACACAGATGATGATATTTCATGCATTCCACTGGGAGAATTTAAAATGTACTTTGTTGCCAATGGTAATTGGAAAGAAAAAAGTTTGTCAAAAAACAAGTTATTTCGTTATAATTTTTTTATGCTGGACAAGAAGTGTACTCTAAGAAAAATAATTGAAAAAACACTTATAGACAATGGAATAGAAATTAAAAAACTAAAATTTGAATTGGAAACTCCGTCTATTGAATCGTTAAAATCAGCTGTAGCAGCAGGATACGGTCTATCTATTTTGCCATACATAGCAATAAAAAAAGAATTATATACTAAGATCTTATCTATAGTCCAGGTTGAAGACATAGAATTTAAATATATTTATTCAATCATATACAATAAAAAGATTTACAAAAAATCCAAATCTGATTTCATCGACTTTATAAAAACCAGCGGTAAAAACTTTTTCTGCTAA
- a CDS encoding sulfurtransferase TusA family protein encodes MGNDVKPTYTLDERGEVCPIPDVDTRRKLKEMRSGEILEVLIDYALSKERIPAGVKEVGGEVISIDEIGSSEWRILIKKL; translated from the coding sequence ATGGGAAATGATGTTAAACCCACATATACTTTAGATGAGAGAGGTGAAGTATGTCCAATTCCAGATGTAGACACGAGAAGAAAACTTAAGGAAATGAGATCAGGAGAAATTCTTGAAGTACTTATTGATTATGCACTTTCAAAAGAGAGAATTCCGGCTGGGGTTAAAGAAGTAGGAGGTGAGGTTATCTCTATTGATGAAATTGGATCCAGTGAATGGCGAATTTTAATTAAGAAGCTATAA
- a CDS encoding YeeE/YedE family protein, whose protein sequence is MDSRLQGFFVGILFGIVLQRGRICFNSAIRDVKMTKDNYLMKIALLAILVETIGFQFAAQMGWIKLSPIAFVPLAQIVGGFLFGAGMVLAGGCASGITYRIGEGYITAFVAAVFFGVTASAVRGGPLTFVNNWMGKAITTTNNPGGFYAAKDGIVNLTLANLLNINPWIVAIIFTILLFIILIFWKTTKRDVSGFNWITAGIALGLVGIIAYLSQKSYPLGITGGWVNLFRTTTANLDPTQPIPYNWIGMEIVGIIIGAYLAALYSKEFKLRIPKDPKTFVQVALGGILMGLGAGSAGGCNIGHILSGLPHLAISSIVFTIFVVLGNWLMAWFLFERR, encoded by the coding sequence ATGGATTCAAGGCTCCAAGGATTTTTTGTAGGCATACTTTTTGGTATAGTTTTGCAAAGAGGTAGGATTTGTTTTAACTCTGCTATTAGGGATGTCAAAATGACAAAAGACAATTATCTAATGAAAATAGCTTTGCTTGCAATATTGGTAGAAACAATAGGATTTCAATTTGCAGCACAAATGGGCTGGATTAAATTAAGCCCAATAGCATTTGTGCCACTTGCTCAGATAGTTGGAGGATTTTTGTTTGGAGCGGGAATGGTATTGGCAGGAGGATGTGCTAGTGGTATTACTTACAGGATAGGCGAAGGATATATAACTGCTTTTGTTGCTGCGGTGTTTTTTGGAGTTACGGCTTCAGCAGTAAGAGGTGGACCTTTAACATTTGTTAATAATTGGATGGGTAAAGCCATAACTACTACAAATAATCCAGGCGGATTTTATGCAGCGAAAGACGGAATTGTTAATTTAACTTTGGCGAATCTTTTAAATATAAATCCTTGGATTGTAGCAATAATTTTCACAATTTTACTTTTTATTATACTAATATTTTGGAAAACTACAAAAAGAGATGTTTCTGGTTTTAATTGGATTACAGCGGGTATAGCATTGGGACTTGTTGGAATTATAGCATATCTATCACAAAAAAGCTATCCTCTAGGTATAACAGGAGGTTGGGTAAACCTTTTTAGAACAACTACTGCTAATTTGGATCCAACTCAGCCTATTCCGTATAATTGGATCGGTATGGAAATAGTCGGAATTATAATCGGAGCATATTTAGCAGCACTTTATTCTAAAGAATTTAAATTAAGGATTCCAAAAGATCCTAAAACATTTGTGCAGGTGGCATTAGGAGGTATTTTGATGGGGCTTGGTGCCGGAAGTGCAGGAGGATGTAATATAGGGCATATTCTTTCTGGACTTCCACATCTGGCTATAAGTTCAATAGTGTTCACTATATTTGTTGTATTGGGCAACTGGCTTATGGCATGGTTTCTTTTTGAAAGAAGATAA
- a CDS encoding DsrE/DsrF/TusD sulfur relay family protein: MHITIQVNVSPYTNEDIDTAIHLAQVLMNRGHKISIFLFADSVIATNKLIKPMKIDRKIPSKLQELSDKEVEIHICGLCAQYRGVTEDMKIEGADFSGVPEMAALIYKSDRYINLLP; this comes from the coding sequence ATGCATATAACAATACAAGTAAATGTATCACCTTATACAAATGAGGATATTGATACAGCGATTCATTTAGCACAAGTACTAATGAATAGGGGGCATAAAATTTCAATATTTTTGTTTGCTGATTCTGTTATTGCTACAAATAAACTAATAAAACCTATGAAAATTGATAGGAAGATTCCATCAAAACTTCAAGAACTTTCAGATAAGGAAGTAGAGATTCACATTTGCGGCCTTTGTGCACAGTATAGAGGAGTTACAGAAGATATGAAAATTGAAGGCGCGGATTTTTCAGGTGTACCAGAGATGGCCGCACTTATTTACAAATCAGATAGATATATTAATTTATTGCCATAG
- a CDS encoding DsrE family protein — protein sequence MKKVLFAVYNAPAGSIWINEALRSAFGMYGEDLEPVILFLNEAVLAVRKQCKPEIIECLPLSITFKYLEKYNTQVYAVKEELEKYSIEENEIEPHWNLKTMIKEELPEFVHSFDKVVFF from the coding sequence ATGAAAAAAGTGTTGTTTGCAGTATACAATGCACCTGCAGGAAGTATATGGATTAATGAAGCATTGAGAAGTGCTTTTGGAATGTATGGAGAAGATCTTGAACCTGTTATACTTTTTTTAAATGAGGCAGTTTTGGCAGTTCGTAAACAATGTAAACCAGAAATAATTGAATGTTTGCCACTCTCTATTACATTTAAATATTTGGAGAAATACAATACCCAAGTATATGCAGTAAAAGAAGAACTTGAAAAATATAGCATAGAAGAAAATGAAATTGAACCTCATTGGAATTTAAAGACCATGATAAAAGAAGAACTTCCAGAGTTCGTACATTCTTTCGATAAGGTAGTATTCTTTTAG
- the tusB gene encoding sulfurtransferase complex subunit TusB, with protein MALIIVKKSPDAKISEFLLKLALPQDKVIFIQDGVIFAIEKNLKNFIKEGIELFALKEDFIARGFEESESQIPLIDYERWADFIEMNEKIIS; from the coding sequence ATGGCATTAATAATTGTCAAGAAAAGTCCAGATGCTAAAATTTCAGAATTTTTGTTGAAGCTTGCATTGCCTCAGGATAAAGTTATTTTTATACAGGATGGTGTCATTTTTGCAATTGAAAAAAATCTAAAAAACTTTATAAAAGAAGGGATTGAACTTTTCGCGCTTAAGGAAGATTTTATTGCAAGAGGATTTGAAGAGAGTGAAAGCCAAATTCCTTTGATAGATTACGAAAGATGGGCTGATTTTATAGAAATGAATGAAAAAATAATTTCTTAG
- a CDS encoding IS110 family transposase, translating to MDISLDDVKVHILDQDGIDACSRFSIDNNPSGCNILVSHILDCCNKYNIQKVFIGLESTSVYGWHIQYYLADHASLKPFNPSVTTFNANTVKAFKKSLGNLPKNDWVDAFVIAEKLRFGRLPKSCPVDFRYLALQRLTRHRFHIVDSIVREKNYFLSNLFLKFSGLCQTKVFSNNFGTTATEIFNEFLTLDDIAARPLEDLVAFLVDKGRDHFNDPNATAKLLQEAVRKSYRINANVNDSLNFVIKSCLDNIQYLEKQKKASEKTIVNEVKGFKNQFLCLTSVNGIGPTIAAVLISEIGGISRFDNDNALAKFSGIYWSEYQSADFKAEDTYLKRTGNEYLRYYFIQAVDQLRKYCPEFSQYYARKFNESKTHKHKRALVLTARKAVRLVFALYFHCCFW from the coding sequence ATGGATATAAGCTTGGATGATGTCAAGGTTCATATTCTCGACCAAGACGGCATTGATGCTTGCTCTCGTTTTTCTATAGATAATAATCCTTCTGGTTGCAATATTTTAGTGTCTCATATATTGGATTGTTGTAATAAATACAACATTCAGAAGGTTTTTATTGGCCTAGAATCTACTTCAGTCTATGGTTGGCATATTCAGTATTATTTAGCTGACCATGCTTCTTTGAAGCCTTTTAATCCTTCTGTAACTACTTTTAATGCTAATACTGTCAAGGCTTTTAAAAAGTCTCTTGGCAATTTGCCTAAGAATGACTGGGTTGATGCTTTTGTCATTGCTGAAAAATTAAGGTTTGGAAGGCTTCCTAAATCTTGTCCTGTAGATTTTAGATACCTTGCTCTCCAAAGGCTTACCCGCCATCGCTTTCACATTGTTGATAGTATTGTCAGGGAGAAAAATTATTTCCTAAGCAATCTGTTTCTTAAATTCAGTGGCTTATGTCAAACTAAAGTTTTTAGCAATAATTTTGGTACGACTGCTACTGAAATATTTAATGAGTTTTTAACTCTTGATGATATTGCGGCTCGACCGCTTGAAGATCTTGTTGCCTTTTTAGTTGATAAAGGTAGAGACCACTTTAATGACCCTAATGCTACAGCTAAATTACTCCAAGAGGCTGTACGCAAATCTTATAGAATCAACGCTAATGTAAATGATTCTTTGAATTTTGTTATCAAGTCTTGTCTTGATAATATACAGTATCTTGAAAAGCAGAAGAAAGCTTCTGAAAAGACCATTGTCAATGAAGTCAAAGGATTTAAGAATCAATTTCTTTGTCTTACTTCAGTAAATGGCATTGGTCCAACTATAGCAGCTGTCCTAATATCTGAGATAGGCGGAATATCAAGGTTTGATAATGATAATGCTCTTGCAAAGTTTTCCGGCATATATTGGTCAGAATACCAGTCTGCGGATTTTAAAGCGGAGGACACTTATTTAAAACGCACTGGTAATGAGTATCTCAGATATTACTTTATTCAAGCAGTCGACCAACTTAGGAAATATTGTCCTGAGTTTTCACAATACTATGCTCGCAAATTTAATGAAAGTAAAACTCATAAACACAAACGTGCTTTAGTTTTAACAGCACGCAAAGCTGTAAGGTTAGTCTTTGCTCTATATTTCCATTGCTGTTTTTGGTAA
- the gcvH gene encoding glycine cleavage system protein GcvH: MIVLEGLYYSKNHVWLKLEGNNVYIGITDYAQDSIGDIEYIELPEVGTEFTVGDVLGVLESAKTASEVYIPVDGKVVEINNKIIDDPSLISSDPYDSWLVLVELKNKLQLENLMTAEEYKKLLGK; the protein is encoded by the coding sequence GTGATAGTTTTGGAAGGACTATACTATTCTAAGAATCATGTATGGCTTAAATTGGAAGGGAATAATGTATATATAGGAATAACTGATTATGCACAGGATTCTATAGGTGATATAGAATACATTGAATTACCAGAAGTGGGTACGGAATTCACTGTTGGCGATGTACTTGGAGTTTTAGAATCAGCAAAAACAGCTTCTGAAGTTTATATACCAGTAGACGGAAAAGTGGTTGAAATAAACAATAAAATTATTGATGATCCCTCTTTAATAAGCAGTGATCCTTATGATAGCTGGCTTGTACTAGTGGAACTTAAAAACAAATTGCAACTTGAGAATTTGATGACAGCCGAGGAATATAAGAAATTATTGGGAAAATAA